One stretch of Trichomycterus rosablanca isolate fTriRos1 chromosome 3, fTriRos1.hap1, whole genome shotgun sequence DNA includes these proteins:
- the itgb1a gene encoding integrin beta-1a, with translation MDLKLLFISTLLGVICYSSAQLEGNECIKANAESCGECIQVGAKCGWCMDPEFLKQGEPTSARCDELESLKKRGCMASNIENPQGSQKIFKNKPVTNRKKGGDKLKPEDITQIQPQRLALNLRSGEPQTINLKFKRAEDYPIDLYYLMDLSFSMKDDLENVKNLGTSLMLEMSKITSDFRIGFGSFVEKTVMPYISTTPAKLLNPCTGDQNCTSPFSYKNVLRLTSNGEQFNTLVGQQQISGNLDSPEGGFDAIMQVAVCGEHIGWRNVTRLLVFSTDAGFHFAGDGKLGGIVLPNDGKCHLENNMYTMSHYYDYPSIAHLVQKLSENNIQTIFAVTEEFQPVYKELKNLIPKSAVGTLSSNSSNVINLIIDAYNSLSSEVILENSKLPEGVTITYQSRCKNGVVSTGEEGRKCSNISIGDEVYFSINITANGCPKQSKHETVKIRPLGFTEEVEIRLSFICNCECQKEGLVNSNLCHNGNGTFECGACRCNKGRIGRECECQKDEVSSEDLDKNCRKDNSTDLCNNNGECVCGKCECKKRDNPEEYYSGQYCDCDNFNCDRSNNKLCGGHGRCECRVCNCDANYTGSACDCSLDTSTCLAANNQICNGRGTCECGTCRCNDPKFQGPTCEICPTCPGVCIEHKACVQCRAFGTGEKKDTCERDCNYFTLIKVKDTAKLPQPVQSFPVAHCKERDANDCWFYYTYAVRNYTEVHVVETLECPAGPDIIPIVAGVVAGIVLIGLALLLIWKLLMIIHDRREFAKFEKEKMNAKWDTGENPIYKSAVTTVINPKYEGK, from the exons ATGGACCTTAAACTACTTTTCATATCAACGTTGTTAGGTGTCATATGCTACAGCAGCGCCCAGCTAG AGGGTAACGAGTGCATTAAGGCTAATGCCGAATCCTGCGGAGAGTGCATCCAGGTCGGAGCCAAGTGTGGCTGGTGCATGGATCCA GAGTTCTTAAAGCAGGGTGAGCCGACATCAGCGCGTTGTGATGAGCTGGAGTCCCTTAAGAAGAGAGGATGTATGGCGTCCAATATCGAAAACCCTCAAGGGAGTCAGAAAATCTTCAAGAACAAACCTGTGACCAACCGCAAGAAAGGAGGCGATAAACTTAAACCTGAAGACATCACCCAGATCCAACCCCAGAGACTTGCACTTAACCTCAGATCCG gggAACCACAAACAATAAATCTGAAGTTTAAAAGAGCAGAAGACTATCCCATAGACCTGTACTACCTTATGGACCTCTCTTTCTCCATGAAGGATGATCTGGAAAATGTGAAAAACCTGGGTACCAGCCTAATGCTGGAGATGTCCAAAATCACCTCTGACTTCAGAATTG GTTTTGGTTCGTTTGTGGAGAAGACAGTCATGCCCTATATCAGCACCACTCCTGCCAAACTTCTAAATCCCTGCACCGGAGACCAGAACTGTACAAGTCCTTTTAGCTACAAGAATGTCCTAAGGTTAACCAGTAACGGAGAGCAGTTTAACACACtggtgggtcagcagcagatctcTGGCAATCTGGATTCTCCAGAGGGAGGGTTTGATGCCATCATGCAGGTGGCTGTATGTGGG GAGCATATTGGATGGAGGAATGTCACTCGTTTACTGGTCTTTTCCACGGATGCTGGGTTTCACTTTGCTGGTGATGGAAAGCTGGGTGGAATTGTACTACCCAATGATGGCAAATGCCACCTAGAAAACAACATGTACACTATGAGCCACTATTAT GATTACCCATCGATTGCACATCTGGTGCAGAAACTGAGTGAGAATAACATCCAGACCATCTTTGCTGTCACTGAGGAATTTCAGCCTGTATATAAA GAATTAAAAAACCTGATTCCAAAATCTGCAGTGGGAACACTGTCATCTAACTCCAGCAATGTCATCAATCTCATTATTGATGCATACAAT TCTCTGTCCTCTGAGGTAATTCTGGAGAATAGTAAACTGCCTGAAGGAGTCACCATCACGTACCAGTCCCGCTGTAAAAACGGGGTGGTGAGTACAGGAGAGGAGGGACGCAAATGCTCCAACATCTCTATCGGAGATGAG GTCTACTTCAGCATCAACATCACCGCTAATGGCTGCCCGAAACAAAGCAAGCATGAAACAGTAAAGATCAGACCGCTGGGCTTTACTGAGGAAGTGGAaatcagactcagctttatttgTAACTGTGAGTGCCAGAAGGAAGGCCTCGTAAACAGTAACCTCTGCCATAATGGCAATGGCACCTTTGAGTGTGGAGCCTGCAG GTGCAATAAGGGACGTATCgggagagagtgtgagtgtcaAAAGGATGAGGTGTCCAGCGAGGATCTGGACAAGAATTGCCGTAAGGACAATAGCACGGACCTGTGCAACAACAACGGCGAGTGCGTGTGTGGCAAGTGTGAGTGTAAAAAAAGGGACAATCCTGAGGAGTACTACAGCGGCCAGTACTGCGATTGTGACAACTTCAACTGCGACCGTTCCAACAACAAGCTCTGTGGAG GTCACGGTCGATGTGAATGCAGAGTGTGCAATTGTGATGCCAACTACACAGGAAGTGCATGTGACTGCTCTTTAGACACGTCTACCTGTCTAGCCGCCAATAATCAGATCTGTAACGGCAGAGGAACTTGTGAATGTGGCACCTGCAGGTGCAATGACCCAAAATTCCAGGGACCAACATGTGAGATCTGCCCCACCTGCCCTGGAGTCTGCATTGAACACAA AGCGTGTGTACAGTGTCGAGCTTTTGGTACAGGAGAGAAGAAGGATACCTGTGAAAGAGACTGTAACTACTTCACTCTGATCAAGGTGAAAGATACCGCAAAGCTTCCTCAGCCTGTTCAGAGCTTCCCTGTTGCCCACTGCAAGGAGCGAGATGCCAATGACTGCTGGTTCTACTATACATATGCTGTCAGAAACTACACAGAGGTCCATGTTGTGGAGACATTAG AATGCCCAGCTGGTCCTGATATAATCCCCATTGTGGCTGGAGTGGTTGCGGGAATTGTGCTGATCGGTTTGGCTCTCTTGTTAATCTGGAAACTTCTCATGATCATTCATGACCGTCGTGAGTTCGCCAAGTTtgagaaagaaaaaatgaaCGCTAAATGGGATACG